In Polyangiaceae bacterium, the genomic window CTCCCCGCCAGCTCGGCGCCGCCCTCGCACAGCACGCTGACGACCTCGCGGGCTGCCAGCTCGCGCAGCGCCAGCCGCATGTCGCAGCGACCCTCCGCCGTGGCGGCGACCCGGATCACGGCGACGCCGGCCTCGATCAGCTCTTCTTCGGCGCTGCGCGGGCCCTCCGGCGTGGTCACCACGCAGGTCGGCACCTCCCGCGCGCTCTGCACCAGCTGGCTCGAGAGCGGCAGGCGTAGCCGGCTGTCGATGATGACGCGCACCGGGCTCCGGCCAGGGATGTCACGCACGGTCAAGCGAGGGTCGTCGGCGAGCACCGTGTTGATGCCCACCATGACGGCGTCGTGCCTGGCGCGGAGCGCCTGGACGCGGGTCCGCGACTCCGGGCAGGTGATCCACTTGCTGGCGCCGGTGCGCGTCGCGATGCGACCGTCCAGCGAGATGCCGAGCTTCACGCCCACGAAGGAAGCGCCCTCGGTGATGTACTTCGCCCAGGGGCGAATCACCGCTCGGGCGTCCTTCTCCAGCACGCCGACGGTGACCTCGACGCCTGCGTCCTTCAGCTTCTGCACCCCGCCGCCCGGCACGTTGGGGTTCGGGTCGCTGCAGCCGACCACGACGCGTTTGATGCCGGCGGCGAGGATCGCGTCCACGCAAGGCGCGGTCCGGCCCTCGTGGTTGCACGGCTCGAGCGTCACGTAGAGCGTCTTGCCCTTGGCGGCGTCGCCGGCCGCGCGCAGCGCGGCGACCTCGGCGTGATCGAGTCCGGCGGCCTCGTGGAAGGCCTCCGCGAGGATCGTCGCTCCGTCGGCGATGACGCACCCCACGTGCGGGTTGGGGGAGGGGTCACCGCCCTGAGCGAGCTCGAGCGCGCGGGCCATCAGCTTTGCGTCGACGTCGGCCACGTTCACTGCCCTTCCTTCGGACGCACCAGCACGCTCATCTCGCGCATGAACTCGTCGATGTCCCGGAAAGACTTGTACACGCTCGCGAAGCGCACGTAGGCGACCTGGTCGAGGCGCTTGAGCCTATCCATGACCTTCTCCCCGATCTCCAGCGAGGAGAGCTCGCGCTCCCCGCCCTCCGAGAGCTCGCGCTCCAGCGTCTCCGCCTCCTCCTCCAGAGTGTCCAGCGAGACGGGGCGCTTGTTGCAGGCGATGCGCAGGCTGGCCAGGACCTTCTGGCGGTCGAACGGCTCGCGCTGCCCGTCCTTCTTGATCACTACCGGGAGGCTCAGCTCGACCCGCTCGTAGGTGGTGAAGCGCCGCTTGCAGGCGTCGCATTCGCGACGCCGCCAGGTCACGGTCCCGCCGGCGACGAGCCGCGAGTCCACCACTCGGCTCTCCATCGAACGGCAGGAAGGACATTGCATGATCCGGCTCGGGGAGAGGCGTTCAGCCCTCGAACGCGGCGAGCACGAGGCTGGCGTTGGTGCCGCCAAATCCAAACGAGTTGCTCAAAGCGCGACGCACGCGGCGTTCCCGGGTCTCGTTGGCCACGAAGTCCAAGGGGCACTCCGGGTCTTGGTCTTCCAGGTTGATGGTAGGCGGGACGAGCCCCGTCTCGATGGCCTTGATGCACAGGGCTGCCTCGACAGCGCCAGCGGCACCGAGCAGGTGCCCCATCATGCTCTTGGTCGAGCTGACCCAGAGCTTCTTGTCGAGCGCGTGGCTGCCGAAGAGGTTGGCCACGGCCTTCGCCTCCTCGATGTCGCCGGCCGGCGTGCTGGTGCCGTGCGCGTTGATGTAGTCGATCTGCTCGGGGGCGAGCTTCGCGTCTCCGAGCGCGATGCGCATGGCGCGCATGGCCCCCGCGCCGTCCGGTGGTGGCTTGGTGATGTGGTAGGCGTCGCTGGTTGCGCCGAACCCGACGACCTCCCCGAGGATGCGCGCGCCGCGGCGCTTGGCCCGGGTCAGCGACTCGAGCACCAGCGTGCCGGCGCCCTCTCCGCACACGAAGCCGTCGCGTCCCTTGTCCCAGGGCCGGCTGGCGCGGGTCGGCTCGGCGTTGCGCCGGGAGAGCGCGAACATCGCCGAGAAGCCGGCGATGCCGATTGGGGTGATGGTGGCCTCCGCTCCGCCGGCGACCATGACGCTGGCACGTCCCTCTTGGATCCAGCGGTAGGCCTCGCCGATGGCGTGGGCGCTGGAGGAGCACGCGCTGGTGTGCGCGTAGCTCGGGCCCCGCAGGTTGAACGCGATGGAGACCTGGCCCGCGGCCATGTTCGCGATCAGCGAGGGGATGAAATACGGGCTGATCTTGCCGGGGCCTTTGTGCTCCAGCGTGAGGGTGCAGCGCTCCAGGTTCTCGAGCCCGCCGAGGCCGACGCCGATGAACACGCCGGTGGTGTCCCGCTCTTCTTCGCTGAGCTCGAGCGCGGCGTCCGCCAGCGCCATCTTGGTCGCCCCCATCGCGAAGGTGATGAAGCGAGTCACCTCCTTGATCTTCTTGCGATCCATGTGCTCGGCCGGATCGTAGCCCTTCACTTCGCAGGCGAAGCGCGTGGGATAACGCTCGTCCGCCTCGAACTGCGTGATCGGTCCGGCGGCGCTCTGCCCGGCGACCAGCGACCGCCAGGTGGGCTCCGTCCCGATTCCGTTGGGCGTGACCAGACCAATCCCGGTGACTACGACGCGCTCCATCAGGGCTCCACGGCACGTGCCCGGGCCGCCACGGTGACAGAGATCACGCAGCGACCCGAGCGACGAAACGTCCAGGCTCAGGCCGGGACGTGCTTCTCGATGTAGTCGATGGCGTCCTGGACGGTCCGGATCTTCTCCGTGTCTTCGTCCGGGATGTCGATCTCGAACGCTTCCTCGAACGCCAGGACCAGCTCGACCAGGCCCAGGGAGTCTGCCCCCAGGTCGTCGATGAACGTGGACTCCGCCTTGATATCCTTCTCGTCGACGTCCAGCTGCTCCTTGATGATGCGCTTGACCTCGGCCTCGATGTTGCGGCCTTCCGCCATGTTTCGTCCTCCAGAGGGGGCGCGTCCTACCTCGGAGCGCCCCGGGTTGGGTAAGGATTTCGTCTGGTTTGAAGAAAGTTAATGGTTACATGTACATGCCGCCGTTCACACGCAGCGTGTGTCCGGTGACGTAGCCGGCCTCGTCGGAGGCCAGGAAGACGACGGCCGCCGCCACGTCGGCCGCGGTGCCGGGGCGACCCAGGGGCACCGCCGACAGCATGGCCGTCTTGGCCTCCTCCGGCAGGTCCCGGGTCATGTCGGTCTCGATGAACCCGGGAGTGACGGCGTTGACCGTGATGTTGCGCGAGGCGTACTCGCGCGCGATGGACTTGGCGGCCCCGAGCAGGGCGCCCTTGGATGCGGCGTAGGCCGTCTGGCCGACGTTGCCCATTTCGCCGACCACGCTCGACACGAAGATGATCCGCCCGCCTTTGGCCCGCATCATCGGCTTCAGCGCTCCGCGCGCGCAGGCCACGGCGCCTTTCAGGTTCACCGCCAGCGTGCGCTCGAAATCCTCGTCTTTCAGCCGGAGCAGCAGGCCGTCGATGGAAATCCCCGCGCTCAGCACCAGCACGTCGAGGCGCCCCAGGCGTTTCGCGACCTCCGCCACGGCTGCCTCGGCGGCAGCGGTCTGACTCACGTCGAACTGGCAGAGCTCGGCCTTGCCGCCGGCCTTCTCACAGGCCGCCGCCGCGTCCCGGGCGGCGGCCTCGTTGCCCGCGTAGCCGATGACGACGTGGGCGCCGCGCGATGCCAGGGCCTCGGCGCACGCGCGTCCGATGCCGCGCGAGCCGCCGGTGACGAGACAAACCTTGCCGGTTAGATCGAACATCTTGCTCCCCTTCGGGCCGAGACCGTTTACCACGCAACGCCCGGTGTCGAGCGGGAAAGATCCTACGCACTCGTCGCGGCGAGCTCGACCAACCGCCGGAGCGATTCCGGGTCGCCGACGGACACCACCGAGATGCGCTTGTCGATGCGCTTGACCAGGCCGGCCAGCACCTTGCCCGGGCCGATCTCCAGGGCTCGGTTCACGCCGGCCGCCGCCATCAGCTCGATGCTCTGCTGGAAGCGCACCGCGCCGTCGATCTGGCGCACCAAGAGCTCGGCGATCCGGTCCGGGTCCTGGTTGGGCTGGGCCTCGACGTTGCTGACGACCGGAAAGGCGAGCGGGCCGAAGCTGACGGCCAGGAGCTCGACGCGCATGCGCGCCGCGGCCGGGGCCATCAGCGCGCAGTGGAAAGGAGCGCTGACCTTGAGCGGGATGGCCTTCTGCTTGGCCTGCTCCGCCAGCTCCATCGCGCGCTCCACCGAGGCCTTCTTGCCGGCGATGACCACCTGCCCGGGCGCGTTGAAATTCGCCGGCTGCACGCTGCCGTCGGCGGCAGCCTGCCGGCACAGCTCCGCCGCCGCCGCCGCGTCGCCGCCCATCAGCGCGGCCATGGCGCCTTCACCCTCCGGCACCGCGTCCTGCATCGCCTTGCCGCGGACGTGCACCAGGCGCACTGCGTCCTCCAGGCTCAGGGCCCCGGCGGCCACCAGCGCGCTGTACTCCCCGAGCGAGTGCCCGGCGGCGAAGGCCGGCGGACCGATGT contains:
- the ribD gene encoding bifunctional diaminohydroxyphosphoribosylaminopyrimidine deaminase/5-amino-6-(5-phosphoribosylamino)uracil reductase RibD; this translates as MARALELAQGGDPSPNPHVGCVIADGATILAEAFHEAAGLDHAEVAALRAAGDAAKGKTLYVTLEPCNHEGRTAPCVDAILAAGIKRVVVGCSDPNPNVPGGGVQKLKDAGVEVTVGVLEKDARAVIRPWAKYITEGASFVGVKLGISLDGRIATRTGASKWITCPESRTRVQALRARHDAVMVGINTVLADDPRLTVRDIPGRSPVRVIIDSRLRLPLSSQLVQSAREVPTCVVTTPEGPRSAEEELIEAGVAVIRVAATAEGRCDMRLALRELAAREVVSVLCEGGAELAGSLLATGLAGEMHVFIAPVMLGPRGRPGAVDWAGPETPSDAPRIDPPVWELCGNDAYVSGPLVYPKKPARTTSHG
- the nrdR gene encoding transcriptional repressor NrdR translates to MQCPSCRSMESRVVDSRLVAGGTVTWRRRECDACKRRFTTYERVELSLPVVIKKDGQREPFDRQKVLASLRIACNKRPVSLDTLEEEAETLERELSEGGERELSSLEIGEKVMDRLKRLDQVAYVRFASVYKSFRDIDEFMREMSVLVRPKEGQ
- the fabF gene encoding beta-ketoacyl-ACP synthase II, with the protein product MERVVVTGIGLVTPNGIGTEPTWRSLVAGQSAAGPITQFEADERYPTRFACEVKGYDPAEHMDRKKIKEVTRFITFAMGATKMALADAALELSEEERDTTGVFIGVGLGGLENLERCTLTLEHKGPGKISPYFIPSLIANMAAGQVSIAFNLRGPSYAHTSACSSSAHAIGEAYRWIQEGRASVMVAGGAEATITPIGIAGFSAMFALSRRNAEPTRASRPWDKGRDGFVCGEGAGTLVLESLTRAKRRGARILGEVVGFGATSDAYHITKPPPDGAGAMRAMRIALGDAKLAPEQIDYINAHGTSTPAGDIEEAKAVANLFGSHALDKKLWVSSTKSMMGHLLGAAGAVEAALCIKAIETGLVPPTINLEDQDPECPLDFVANETRERRVRRALSNSFGFGGTNASLVLAAFEG
- the acpP gene encoding acyl carrier protein, which translates into the protein MAEGRNIEAEVKRIIKEQLDVDEKDIKAESTFIDDLGADSLGLVELVLAFEEAFEIDIPDEDTEKIRTVQDAIDYIEKHVPA
- a CDS encoding 3-oxoacyl-ACP reductase FabG: MFDLTGKVCLVTGGSRGIGRACAEALASRGAHVVIGYAGNEAAARDAAAACEKAGGKAELCQFDVSQTAAAEAAVAEVAKRLGRLDVLVLSAGISIDGLLLRLKDEDFERTLAVNLKGAVACARGALKPMMRAKGGRIIFVSSVVGEMGNVGQTAYAASKGALLGAAKSIAREYASRNITVNAVTPGFIETDMTRDLPEEAKTAMLSAVPLGRPGTAADVAAAVVFLASDEAGYVTGHTLRVNGGMYM
- the fabD gene encoding ACP S-malonyltransferase, coding for MTTAWLFPGQGTQTVGMGKALHDASPAAREVFERADRALGWSLTRLCFEGPEAELTLTANTQPAIVTVSIATLAAIREALPDIGPPAFAAGHSLGEYSALVAAGALSLEDAVRLVHVRGKAMQDAVPEGEGAMAALMGGDAAAAAELCRQAAADGSVQPANFNAPGQVVIAGKKASVERAMELAEQAKQKAIPLKVSAPFHCALMAPAAARMRVELLAVSFGPLAFPVVSNVEAQPNQDPDRIAELLVRQIDGAVRFQQSIELMAAAGVNRALEIGPGKVLAGLVKRIDKRISVVSVGDPESLRRLVELAATSA